A region from the Blautia faecicola genome encodes:
- a CDS encoding MSCRAMM family protein gives MKKFSNRCISLILSLLMLCTSIPIYTFPVYAKETENAVLKILEVEHGTVTVNREDVTGKSITVAVGDSVTYQVSAESGYTIDYVTISYEDGASKKVPVSKSEYSNTVIVDQPTNIAVSIVADKNSDSKATEDKKDEGTTVEKATPTPEPTPTESPNGSEAKKEATKDTAKEQAVKEDNTENNADVTENEAVKGEQFDDEAFYPEGEEDVPDSDNAEIWGYLDPNTSEISTYSFDDYGPYVIKNERFDDFGGVLRIGLKYVVGDNENVDSRGQWRNVYCLNYSKDCPDGKGSFSYKGGWTNRKVEYAFYWGSVYYGQCCRWSAYSTGNWKLDYFVTQWAIHILNGEVSLATVNNWINNSSNTSGAKSITVDRLTKMVNDANNGNMYGGLFDSEGWIDMTHGATFSLSGNNNPGWYEGSDGYMYSNATYSCSFKTYSATNDGFDFREQITSYDISAPGAEVYKLDKRTYADFQIRIPKSTYASYQTTGKTINVSVTLTIPKRWGCAIYDPPASNYQKVCMLNWFDQEGTFTQNKTLTIEQAGGKIQINKRSANTSVTNGNGEYSLQGAVFDIYSGNTVVDTLTTDANGNATSKTLSYGSYTIKERTASKGYNKAADVTVNHKNSVSSVTINEPPKTGTINLQKKAKTDTYSGFESYTLKGAEYTIYNAAGKSVGTIVTDANGKGSKSGLPLGKYTVKETKAPDGYYISTTVDAANFNSNTLSVDITSIEEPGTFVTEDKVFLEKVDAETLTATAQGAGSLKNAEYTVKYYDVISDHDPSKDAKTPKYTWVFKTDEKGQIKLDDSHLVSGTLLKDSSGHVILPVGTLTIQESKAPVGYNLSSTLYVANTYVINGSTVIKGLPTGENAAKEVPSRGDVQFAKINERNRPMGNIPFKLTSKTTGESHIIYSDADGLIRTAVRDNSNPNVDKNGVWFGEGKASKSKGALLFDTYLVEEQPCEENKGYILDSFEVTISKDGAVVNADTVRNLPELKKIIVTKKIKAADINFANGNPVFTFKCTGTDYEGAKHTYYQMVEITQADVSSAEYVSVSCEFKDLKMGDYVVTEEKASRYKIGKVTAEGGTVSGEKVTFNMTPANDTYTATYVNKKFEWQYFTDKTMKTNSIKVKK, from the coding sequence ATGAAGAAGTTTAGTAATCGCTGTATTTCACTGATTCTATCTCTTTTAATGCTTTGCACATCTATTCCGATATATACCTTTCCAGTATACGCGAAGGAAACAGAAAATGCAGTTTTAAAAATTCTTGAGGTAGAACATGGAACAGTGACCGTAAATAGAGAGGATGTCACTGGGAAGTCAATCACTGTAGCTGTTGGAGATAGTGTTACTTACCAGGTTTCGGCAGAAAGCGGATATACGATCGACTATGTAACTATATCTTATGAGGATGGAGCTTCGAAAAAAGTTCCTGTTTCAAAAAGTGAATATTCTAATACGGTAATCGTTGATCAGCCTACTAATATTGCTGTTTCAATTGTTGCCGACAAGAATTCAGATTCGAAAGCAACTGAAGATAAAAAGGATGAGGGAACAACGGTGGAAAAAGCAACACCAACACCGGAACCAACACCTACAGAATCCCCTAATGGATCTGAAGCGAAAAAGGAAGCGACAAAAGACACTGCTAAAGAGCAAGCCGTAAAGGAAGATAACACCGAAAACAATGCAGACGTCACAGAAAATGAGGCTGTAAAAGGTGAACAATTTGACGACGAAGCTTTTTACCCGGAAGGTGAAGAAGATGTTCCTGATTCAGACAATGCTGAAATCTGGGGATACCTGGATCCTAATACCTCTGAGATCAGTACATATTCCTTTGATGACTATGGTCCATATGTCATAAAAAATGAACGTTTTGATGATTTTGGCGGTGTTCTTCGAATTGGATTAAAGTACGTTGTAGGTGATAATGAGAATGTGGATTCACGTGGTCAGTGGCGAAACGTATACTGCCTGAATTACTCAAAAGATTGTCCCGATGGAAAAGGGTCATTTTCCTATAAGGGCGGCTGGACGAATAGAAAAGTAGAATATGCTTTCTATTGGGGTTCTGTTTACTATGGTCAATGTTGTCGATGGTCTGCGTATTCTACCGGAAACTGGAAGCTGGACTATTTTGTTACGCAGTGGGCCATTCATATCCTGAATGGTGAAGTTTCCCTGGCAACAGTTAACAATTGGATCAATAATAGTTCTAATACTTCAGGAGCCAAATCCATAACTGTAGATCGTCTTACAAAGATGGTTAATGATGCCAATAATGGAAACATGTATGGCGGCCTTTTTGACAGTGAAGGCTGGATTGACATGACCCATGGTGCTACTTTTTCTCTGAGTGGCAATAATAATCCGGGATGGTATGAGGGTAGCGATGGATATATGTACTCCAACGCTACATACTCTTGCAGTTTTAAAACGTACAGTGCAACCAATGACGGTTTTGATTTCCGTGAACAGATTACCAGCTATGATATAAGTGCTCCTGGCGCTGAAGTTTACAAGTTAGATAAACGAACTTATGCTGATTTCCAAATCCGAATTCCAAAATCTACTTATGCATCCTATCAAACGACTGGAAAAACAATCAATGTTTCCGTAACACTGACGATTCCAAAAAGATGGGGATGCGCGATTTACGATCCGCCAGCAAGTAACTATCAGAAAGTTTGTATGCTGAACTGGTTTGATCAAGAGGGAACATTCACCCAAAACAAAACCCTTACTATTGAACAGGCAGGTGGAAAGATCCAGATCAATAAAAGATCCGCAAACACTTCTGTGACCAACGGAAATGGCGAATATTCCCTGCAGGGAGCAGTGTTTGATATCTACAGCGGAAATACAGTTGTTGATACGCTTACAACAGATGCAAACGGAAATGCGACATCAAAAACGCTGAGTTATGGTTCTTACACGATCAAAGAAAGAACTGCCTCCAAAGGTTATAACAAAGCCGCAGATGTTACCGTAAACCATAAAAATTCCGTCTCATCTGTGACGATCAATGAACCTCCTAAAACCGGGACCATCAATCTCCAGAAAAAAGCGAAAACTGATACATACTCCGGGTTTGAGAGCTATACACTGAAGGGAGCAGAATATACCATTTATAATGCTGCCGGAAAGAGTGTAGGTACGATTGTAACAGATGCAAATGGTAAAGGAAGCAAGTCAGGTCTGCCACTTGGAAAATATACTGTTAAGGAGACAAAAGCTCCGGATGGTTACTATATTTCCACAACGGTAGATGCCGCTAATTTCAACTCTAATACATTAAGTGTTGACATCACTTCCATTGAAGAACCTGGCACCTTCGTTACAGAAGATAAGGTTTTTCTTGAAAAAGTTGATGCGGAAACATTAACAGCAACTGCTCAGGGAGCTGGTTCTTTAAAGAATGCTGAATATACTGTAAAGTATTACGATGTTATTTCTGACCATGATCCAAGCAAGGATGCGAAGACTCCTAAGTATACCTGGGTATTTAAGACAGACGAAAAAGGACAGATCAAACTGGATGATTCCCATTTGGTAAGTGGAACATTACTGAAAGATAGTAGTGGACATGTTATTTTACCAGTTGGAACACTGACCATTCAGGAAAGCAAAGCTCCGGTTGGATATAATCTTAGTTCTACTCTGTATGTCGCAAATACTTACGTAATCAATGGATCAACAGTCATCAAAGGACTTCCTACTGGTGAGAATGCTGCTAAAGAAGTACCGAGTCGAGGAGATGTTCAGTTTGCAAAAATAAACGAACGGAATCGACCAATGGGAAATATACCATTCAAGTTAACAAGTAAGACAACCGGTGAAAGCCATATTATCTATTCGGATGCAGACGGTTTGATCCGTACTGCTGTAAGAGACAACAGCAATCCGAATGTTGACAAGAATGGCGTATGGTTTGGAGAAGGTAAAGCATCCAAGTCAAAGGGAGCATTGCTGTTTGATACCTATCTTGTAGAGGAGCAGCCATGTGAGGAAAATAAAGGCTACATCCTGGATTCCTTTGAAGTAACCATTTCTAAGGATGGAGCAGTTGTCAATGCAGATACTGTGAGAAATCTTCCAGAACTGAAGAAAATCATCGTTACAAAGAAGATCAAAGCCGCTGATATTAATTTTGCGAATGGTAATCCGGTATTCACATTTAAATGTACAGGTACGGATTATGAAGGAGCAAAGCACACCTATTATCAGATGGTAGAGATCACACAAGCAGATGTATCTTCAGCGGAATATGTATCTGTAAGCTGTGAATTTAAAGATCTTAAAATGGGAGACTATGTAGTAACAGAAGAAAAGGCATCCCGTTACAAGATTGGAAAAGTAACAGCGGAAGGTGGCACAGTTTCCGGTGAAAAGGTCACTTTTAACATGACACCTGCAAATGATACCTATACAGCAACTTACGTTAATAAGAAATTCGAATGGCAGTATTTCACTGACAAGACGATGAAAACCAACTCGATTAAAGTGAAAAAATAA
- a CDS encoding SipW-dependent-type signal peptide-containing protein has product MKRNKMVATGAICGLVAAMTIGGTMAYLTDSEQTSNTFTVGKVKIDLEEPKWDTTDDNNNKVPDVAEKLVPNQEVAKNPQVENTGSNNAVVFMKVTVPTKFVTKVSDDGTVDPEGRKSQEIIYFKNARDAQSKEENNFDTKWQEIVAEETADTGATAAKDGVRTYVFGYKTKVTPGETTSTLFDKIQMKNVIEDEILDNVANDIKVEAYAIQAEEVLDKTGADLTDDLTVDNMKTIYDIFVKQSTSYDESKAATTEHDYAGDEKDANINNSKDLHGNDL; this is encoded by the coding sequence ATGAAAAGAAACAAAATGGTCGCTACAGGAGCAATCTGTGGTCTGGTTGCAGCTATGACAATCGGAGGAACAATGGCTTATTTAACTGACTCCGAACAGACATCCAACACATTTACAGTGGGTAAAGTAAAAATCGATCTGGAAGAGCCGAAATGGGACACAACAGACGATAACAACAACAAAGTTCCGGATGTAGCAGAAAAATTAGTTCCAAACCAGGAAGTAGCCAAAAATCCACAGGTCGAGAACACCGGATCTAACAATGCGGTAGTATTTATGAAAGTAACTGTTCCTACTAAATTTGTTACAAAAGTATCCGATGATGGAACTGTAGATCCAGAGGGACGTAAGAGCCAGGAAATCATCTACTTCAAAAACGCTCGTGATGCACAGAGCAAAGAAGAAAACAACTTCGATACAAAATGGCAGGAAATCGTAGCAGAAGAAACCGCTGACACTGGAGCAACAGCTGCAAAAGATGGTGTTCGTACTTATGTATTTGGTTACAAAACAAAAGTAACACCAGGCGAAACAACCTCCACTTTGTTTGATAAGATTCAGATGAAGAATGTAATTGAAGATGAAATTCTGGATAATGTTGCAAACGATATCAAAGTAGAAGCATATGCAATCCAGGCGGAAGAAGTCCTGGACAAAACCGGTGCTGATCTGACTGACGATCTGACAGTAGATAACATGAAGACAATCTATGATATCTTCGTAAAACAGAGCACATCTTACGATGAATCCAAAGCAGCTACCACAGAACATGATTATGCTGGTGATGAAAAAGATGCAAATATCAACAATAGCAAAGATCTGCATGGTAATGACTTATAA
- a CDS encoding SseB family protein, producing the protein MKEEIFKNKLFILESTKTNQPFLTQNGECLLFLDPKEATEMAKQYENVRVSDPKFYKIAEFYALCYAAGASSVVLGVGEKKENFLLDEKRNLPHRFYNHAMVKTVALLKQYGDVAYLWRLASCQFIIPVKIKEESESVRISYGAVRHMVETSSLLFLAFSNLEEFNLWNTSRGEWKPVLLSFRDFRKICGEHGFFLNPAGNRLIITPDLTKQIDQNIEKVKKNRAT; encoded by the coding sequence ATGAAAGAAGAAATTTTTAAAAACAAACTATTTATTCTTGAAAGTACAAAAACTAATCAACCATTTCTCACTCAAAATGGAGAATGTCTGCTGTTTCTTGATCCGAAAGAGGCAACAGAGATGGCAAAGCAATATGAAAATGTAAGGGTCAGTGATCCAAAATTTTATAAAATTGCTGAGTTTTATGCATTATGCTATGCGGCAGGAGCATCTTCAGTAGTGCTTGGCGTTGGTGAAAAAAAGGAAAACTTTTTGTTGGATGAGAAAAGAAATCTACCCCATCGTTTTTATAATCATGCAATGGTCAAAACTGTAGCATTATTAAAACAGTATGGAGATGTTGCTTATCTATGGAGGTTGGCTTCTTGCCAGTTTATCATACCCGTAAAGATAAAAGAGGAATCCGAGAGTGTCCGCATCTCATATGGTGCGGTAAGGCATATGGTCGAAACATCATCCCTTTTATTTCTCGCGTTTTCTAACCTGGAGGAATTTAATTTGTGGAATACATCAAGAGGTGAATGGAAGCCAGTATTACTGTCTTTCCGGGATTTTCGAAAAATTTGTGGAGAACATGGTTTTTTCCTAAATCCCGCAGGAAATCGATTGATTATAACCCCGGATTTGACGAAACAAATTGATCAAAATATCGAAAAAGTCAAGAAAAATAGAGCAACATAA
- a CDS encoding CHC2 zinc finger domain-containing protein, whose translation MTGILIYSLRKEEGFIEVMRYDIERIKRDADCRIVAASIGMKVNGQFCECVSGIHSETQINHCSLTKEYYHCFSCGDAGDVVTMVRKYYENILASPISIAESCKIIGDVLGGHEYYMIEEEDSRKQVEEPPFLRTELELLGFVQPNYREDILPIKMEQIYSRSKEFYYQLIREKALSEAKRIRILYQILGDSRTPVKDALVDRYKKVKEIYLRACDRSKEEAQREQG comes from the coding sequence ATGACAGGCATACTTATTTATAGTTTAAGGAAAGAGGAGGGATTTATAGAAGTTATGAGGTACGATATAGAAAGAATTAAGAGAGATGCCGATTGCCGAATTGTAGCAGCATCGATCGGCATGAAAGTAAACGGACAGTTTTGCGAATGTGTATCGGGAATTCATTCCGAAACACAGATCAATCATTGTTCACTAACGAAAGAGTATTACCATTGCTTTTCTTGTGGAGATGCAGGAGATGTAGTAACAATGGTAAGAAAATACTACGAGAACATATTGGCATCGCCAATATCAATAGCGGAGAGCTGCAAGATCATTGGCGATGTTCTTGGTGGCCATGAATACTACATGATAGAAGAGGAAGATAGCAGAAAACAAGTAGAGGAGCCTCCGTTCTTGAGAACAGAGTTGGAACTTTTGGGATTTGTTCAGCCAAATTACAGGGAAGATATCCTTCCTATCAAAATGGAACAGATTTATAGTAGAAGTAAGGAGTTCTACTATCAGCTGATAAGGGAGAAAGCACTATCTGAAGCAAAGCGTATAAGAATTCTTTATCAGATATTAGGTGATAGTAGGACACCAGTAAAAGATGCGCTGGTTGACAGATATAAGAAAGTAAAAGAGATATATCTGCGAGCGTGTGATCGAAGCAAAGAGGAAGCACAAAGAGAGCAAGGATAA
- a CDS encoding SipW-dependent-type signal peptide-containing protein encodes MKKRGIIVITTIALLLVAGITGVLAYYTDAEQQANRFQIAKNKVEITEEFPNNEIDPPTPLKKVVSVTNKGNEAYVRVKVRFSDGDIEKYSTIDWNTTDWKYDDGYYYYTKVLPEEAKTPDLFTKVTISEDIPDDLLKDFDIYVEAESIQVGYFKTYQEAWTAFDKNR; translated from the coding sequence ATGAAAAAACGTGGAATTATTGTAATCACAACGATTGCACTCCTTTTGGTCGCTGGAATCACGGGGGTGCTTGCATACTATACAGACGCAGAGCAGCAAGCGAATCGTTTTCAGATTGCAAAGAACAAAGTTGAAATCACAGAAGAATTTCCCAATAACGAGATAGATCCACCGACCCCTTTAAAGAAGGTGGTATCTGTCACCAATAAGGGAAATGAGGCCTATGTTCGAGTGAAAGTTCGCTTCAGCGATGGTGATATTGAAAAGTATAGCACAATCGACTGGAACACTACGGATTGGAAATATGACGACGGATATTACTACTATACAAAAGTTCTTCCGGAAGAAGCTAAGACACCAGATTTATTCACCAAGGTGACTATTTCCGAAGATATACCGGATGATCTATTAAAGGATTTCGATATCTATGTAGAAGCGGAAAGTATCCAGGTTGGTTATTTCAAAACGTACCAGGAAGCATGGACTGCGTTCGATAAAAACAGATAA
- a CDS encoding HipA domain-containing protein: MSEKATLMNKNTPILEIEIENSSIMNFYNVLSHDMLPIQLQDNIKSQSINQWFQSRLLPDKREGMKEARMQFRFFDKEKYFFSLSDQYWVRYKDSDTWEKYNFFTNKYSNEVGKIFFEPWNVKKDELKYPSPDRTTNGVLRKRWIQDETMQSYLIKQGSKKYHQEPLSEVMASMMLKQMGMLPFVEYSLVVDGLSFCSKCRNFVTEDTEFVPAIAIYNKRTKEDSISKYEHFLSMCDLYHIKEAETFMEKMILVDYVICNTDRHFGNFGFLRSAITGEILGFAPLFDFGSAYWGTTNDVERKSSRHFAEEEALLVAKAAGDGRLQVAKSGRAMMDLLKAYPIITNKKKNAIQNLINEVDQDIAKFATAQSKKDDRDDEGNAFEDLDEMFNEHKKPDERKSTSQETRSTATEAAFAGKGDMPKLQMDMDNLMIN; encoded by the coding sequence ATGTCAGAAAAAGCCACATTAATGAATAAAAATACTCCCATATTGGAAATAGAAATAGAAAATTCATCTATTATGAATTTCTATAATGTCTTAAGCCATGACATGCTGCCCATCCAGTTACAGGATAACATAAAGTCCCAATCAATCAACCAATGGTTTCAAAGCAGGTTATTGCCAGATAAAAGAGAAGGAATGAAAGAAGCACGAATGCAGTTTCGATTTTTCGACAAGGAAAAATATTTCTTTTCTTTATCGGATCAATATTGGGTACGTTACAAGGATTCAGACACATGGGAAAAATATAATTTCTTTACTAACAAGTATTCAAATGAGGTAGGAAAAATTTTTTTTGAACCATGGAACGTAAAAAAAGATGAATTAAAATATCCAAGCCCGGATAGAACAACAAATGGTGTCTTACGAAAACGCTGGATACAAGATGAAACGATGCAATCCTATCTTATAAAACAAGGTAGTAAAAAATACCACCAGGAGCCACTAAGTGAAGTCATGGCATCTATGATGTTAAAACAAATGGGAATGCTTCCATTTGTCGAATACAGCCTGGTAGTGGATGGGTTGAGTTTCTGTTCAAAGTGCAGGAATTTTGTAACGGAAGATACGGAATTTGTACCAGCCATAGCAATCTACAATAAACGCACAAAAGAAGATAGCATAAGTAAATATGAGCATTTTCTATCCATGTGCGACCTGTACCATATAAAGGAAGCGGAAACATTCATGGAGAAGATGATCCTAGTTGATTATGTCATATGCAATACGGACAGACACTTTGGAAACTTTGGTTTCTTGCGAAGTGCTATTACCGGGGAAATATTGGGTTTTGCACCATTGTTCGACTTTGGATCTGCATATTGGGGGACCACAAATGATGTGGAGCGAAAAAGTAGCAGACATTTTGCCGAAGAAGAAGCCTTGCTTGTTGCTAAGGCAGCAGGAGATGGCCGGCTTCAAGTTGCAAAGTCCGGACGAGCCATGATGGATCTTTTAAAGGCATATCCAATAATTACAAATAAAAAGAAAAATGCAATTCAGAATCTGATCAATGAAGTGGATCAAGATATCGCAAAGTTTGCGACAGCTCAATCAAAAAAAGACGATAGAGATGATGAAGGAAACGCTTTTGAAGATCTGGATGAAATGTTTAATGAACACAAGAAGCCAGATGAAAGAAAATCCACGAGCCAGGAAACTAGATCCACTGCAACAGAAGCAGCTTTTGCAGGTAAAGGAGACATGCCAAAGCTACAGATGGATATGGATAATCTTATGATTAACTAG
- a CDS encoding acyltransferase family protein, whose translation MNKFSKKESEFCKGIGILMMIFHHLFYKAENYQEYVITFSPFTEERINFFALLCKVCVAIFVFISGYGIAASYRKEFSTHTPNAGKITDFIKKRIMKLYSLYWFVFVLTVLCQPLGRTISEAYGPELKSQAVYFLLDFLGLSYMFGTPTLNPTWWYITLALLIIVSVPLIEILYKKVGVFPAIAAVMGILFLFSASNANTFYIFSILIGAGCCEGAFFEKLDADFHKIKYGKILKCIIEIVCLLIGVSLRTNYNYYGIIDGIIVVCLAALTGDLLIKIPVVSNSMRILGRHSGNMFLVHNQIYSYYFVSLIYGCKHWILILLMLVLTSFVTSVVIEKTKKLVHYSKLFSV comes from the coding sequence TTGAATAAGTTTAGCAAAAAGGAATCTGAATTCTGCAAGGGAATAGGTATTTTAATGATGATATTTCATCACCTGTTTTATAAGGCAGAAAATTATCAGGAATATGTTATAACCTTTTCCCCTTTTACGGAAGAAAGAATAAATTTTTTTGCGCTTTTATGTAAAGTATGCGTTGCAATATTTGTATTTATCAGCGGATATGGTATTGCGGCTTCCTACCGGAAGGAATTCAGCACACATACTCCGAATGCGGGAAAAATAACAGACTTTATTAAGAAACGTATCATGAAACTATATTCCTTATATTGGTTTGTTTTTGTGCTTACTGTTTTATGCCAGCCACTAGGTCGTACCATTTCGGAAGCCTATGGTCCGGAGCTGAAGAGCCAGGCTGTATATTTCTTACTGGATTTTCTGGGTTTATCCTATATGTTTGGAACTCCTACCTTGAATCCGACCTGGTGGTACATTACGCTGGCACTCTTGATTATTGTCAGTGTCCCCCTGATTGAGATCTTATATAAAAAAGTGGGGGTCTTTCCGGCAATAGCAGCAGTAATGGGCATTCTGTTTCTGTTTAGTGCATCCAATGCCAACACATTCTACATTTTTTCAATTTTAATTGGTGCTGGTTGTTGTGAGGGAGCTTTTTTCGAAAAATTAGATGCAGATTTTCACAAAATAAAGTATGGAAAAATCTTGAAATGTATCATTGAAATTGTATGTTTACTGATTGGTGTATCATTGAGAACAAACTATAATTACTATGGAATCATCGACGGGATCATTGTCGTGTGCCTGGCAGCACTGACTGGGGATTTGTTGATAAAAATACCTGTCGTTTCTAATAGTATGCGGATCCTTGGGAGACATTCAGGTAACATGTTCCTTGTACACAATCAGATTTATTCCTACTATTTCGTAAGTTTGATATATGGATGCAAACATTGGATATTGATATTATTAATGTTAGTATTGACGTCCTTTGTGACATCGGTAGTAATAGAAAAAACGAAAAAATTAGTACATTACTCTAAGTTATTCAGTGTGTAG
- a CDS encoding single-stranded DNA-binding protein: protein MARHNLAFLYGFVTFVQTSTLKNGEPFVLAFVTVARAQRNAGDHKEHLKLDNPAIMSRDPKIVMEMSKWEEYDFVEIKGTIAATPMAKVSNCTNSKCGAKNIRDGAMVYINPIFAKKRVHFSSQEECMEHLTENREISNQVFVLGTLCTDPKKKSLKEGLILTQYQIALNRKYRIRSDPPERRSDYPWVKSYGENAIQDRTHLHIGSEVFIDGCLQARKVNRHDTCDECHENYDWADRALEIVPFETEYVANYYTQEEYEAKIQKEREKASENVLTSLFGYDSDNAASSLDSNNVPDDVYSQEDIDAGIESEE from the coding sequence ATGGCGCGGCATAATCTTGCTTTTTTATATGGATTCGTAACTTTTGTCCAGACAAGTACACTTAAAAACGGGGAACCGTTTGTTTTAGCCTTTGTAACCGTAGCCAGAGCACAAAGGAACGCAGGTGATCATAAGGAGCATCTAAAACTGGATAACCCCGCTATTATGAGCAGGGATCCCAAAATAGTGATGGAGATGTCGAAATGGGAGGAATATGATTTCGTTGAGATAAAAGGAACAATAGCAGCCACTCCCATGGCAAAGGTCTCAAACTGTACAAACAGTAAGTGTGGTGCGAAAAATATACGGGACGGTGCGATGGTATACATCAATCCAATTTTTGCAAAGAAAAGGGTTCACTTTTCATCTCAAGAAGAGTGCATGGAGCATCTTACAGAAAACAGGGAGATTTCTAACCAGGTATTTGTACTAGGGACACTTTGTACTGATCCTAAAAAAAAATCACTGAAGGAAGGGCTTATCTTAACACAATATCAGATAGCCTTAAATCGCAAGTACCGGATTCGATCCGATCCACCGGAAAGAAGATCAGATTATCCGTGGGTAAAATCATATGGTGAAAATGCGATTCAGGATCGCACCCATTTACATATCGGTTCCGAAGTATTTATCGACGGATGCTTGCAAGCAAGAAAAGTGAATAGACATGATACATGCGATGAATGTCATGAGAATTACGATTGGGCCGACAGAGCATTAGAGATTGTTCCATTTGAAACAGAGTATGTTGCTAATTACTACACGCAAGAAGAATACGAAGCGAAAATTCAAAAAGAGCGTGAGAAAGCATCAGAGAATGTTTTAACTTCCTTATTTGGTTACGATTCCGACAATGCGGCAAGTTCATTGGATAGTAACAATGTGCCAGATGATGTTTATTCTCAAGAGGATATTGATGCCGGTATTGAATCAGAAGAATAG
- a CDS encoding signal peptidase I: protein MRGIKWYNRIVEILTCVIALLAISMVLPKAFGMNPYIVESGSMEPVIHTGAVAYIDFKDTSIEVGDIVTYQLVNGQMVTHRVKAVTSEGYVFKGDANDATDAHIVTQDQIIGTYKFQVPNLGYLIGKLGKKGIVLIIGWVIALNLIGIILEHTFGSSSSKEDCI from the coding sequence ATGCGAGGCATAAAATGGTATAACCGGATAGTAGAGATACTTACGTGTGTGATTGCACTTTTGGCAATCAGCATGGTTCTTCCAAAAGCATTCGGTATGAATCCATATATTGTGGAATCTGGTTCCATGGAACCAGTGATCCATACCGGTGCGGTTGCGTACATAGATTTTAAAGATACTTCTATCGAAGTAGGAGATATCGTTACTTATCAATTAGTAAATGGACAGATGGTAACGCACAGAGTCAAAGCAGTTACATCGGAAGGGTACGTTTTCAAAGGTGATGCGAATGATGCAACCGATGCTCATATCGTAACACAGGATCAAATTATTGGTACCTATAAGTTCCAAGTCCCTAATCTGGGATATCTTATTGGTAAGCTTGGAAAAAAAGGAATCGTTCTGATCATCGGATGGGTGATCGCACTAAATTTAATCGGAATAATCTTAGAACACACTTTTGGTAGCAGTTCCTCAAAAGAGGATTGTATATAA